A stretch of the Archangium violaceum genome encodes the following:
- a CDS encoding mucoidy inhibitor MuiA family protein, whose translation MHPLPLMLLALVAPAKVSSVVVYPDRALVTRVESVACSGHALAVFESVPPAADPSSFRARSEDATVESLVSEERPLRSEFAPELEALRGKREALEREITELVDARARGQTLQRLGESLTDVAVKRVTRELTEPKPDTRAWAQALDTALDARLRAAATLSERSARLREAQRELETLQAKQSFLAFSAERMARRVEVRLACPSEGRARVELQYVVGGAGWAPAYEARADEAAGQVELSTFATVSQGTGEDWSGVRLVLSTARPRANATPPELQPLTLNAWERRAERKVLVRRDEQQQHAQAGGQMPGETEGSLHVASQGLSVQLLVPELAQVPGDGSSVRLRVARTKMRSSFVWRTVPKLHPVVFRVARLVNGAPFPLLPGPVDMFRASGFIGRQSLEQIPQGGAFQLTFGIEESLRVERVVVQEIARDAGLFGGWRRFHYAYRFNLGNFRARPEVVEVAEHIPVSELDDVKVELDDPKTTGGYALEAMDGIVTWKLTLAPSEQRSVDLAFHVSVPSSYDMGGL comes from the coding sequence ATGCACCCCCTGCCCTTGATGTTGCTGGCGCTCGTCGCCCCCGCGAAGGTGTCCTCCGTCGTCGTCTATCCCGACCGCGCCCTGGTGACGCGGGTGGAGTCGGTGGCGTGTTCCGGTCATGCGCTCGCCGTCTTTGAGTCCGTGCCGCCCGCCGCGGATCCGTCCAGCTTCCGCGCCCGCTCCGAGGACGCCACCGTGGAGAGCCTCGTGTCCGAGGAGCGTCCCCTGCGGAGCGAATTCGCCCCCGAGCTCGAGGCGCTCCGGGGGAAGCGTGAGGCCCTGGAGCGTGAAATCACGGAGCTGGTGGACGCCCGCGCACGGGGCCAGACGTTGCAGCGGCTCGGCGAGAGCCTCACCGACGTGGCCGTGAAGCGCGTGACGCGCGAGCTCACCGAGCCCAAGCCGGACACCCGTGCGTGGGCTCAGGCCCTCGACACCGCGTTGGATGCGAGGCTGCGCGCCGCCGCCACCCTGTCGGAGCGGTCCGCCCGCCTGCGCGAGGCGCAGCGCGAGCTGGAGACGTTGCAAGCGAAGCAGTCGTTCCTCGCCTTCTCGGCCGAGCGCATGGCGCGGCGGGTGGAGGTGCGGCTGGCCTGTCCGTCCGAGGGCCGTGCGCGCGTGGAGTTGCAGTATGTGGTGGGAGGCGCGGGCTGGGCTCCCGCCTACGAGGCGCGCGCCGACGAGGCCGCCGGCCAGGTGGAGCTCTCCACCTTCGCCACCGTGAGCCAGGGCACCGGCGAGGACTGGAGCGGGGTGCGGCTGGTGCTCTCCACCGCCCGGCCACGCGCCAACGCGACGCCGCCGGAGCTTCAGCCCCTGACGTTGAATGCCTGGGAGCGGCGTGCCGAGCGCAAGGTGCTCGTCCGGCGCGACGAGCAGCAGCAGCATGCCCAGGCGGGAGGGCAGATGCCGGGAGAAACCGAGGGCTCGCTGCACGTGGCCTCGCAGGGCCTCTCCGTGCAGCTCCTGGTGCCCGAGCTGGCGCAGGTGCCCGGGGATGGCTCGTCCGTGCGGCTGCGCGTGGCGCGCACGAAGATGAGGTCCTCCTTCGTCTGGCGCACCGTGCCCAAGCTGCACCCCGTGGTGTTTCGCGTGGCCCGGCTCGTCAACGGCGCGCCCTTCCCGCTGCTGCCCGGCCCCGTGGACATGTTCCGCGCATCGGGCTTCATCGGCCGTCAGTCGCTCGAGCAGATTCCACAGGGCGGCGCCTTCCAGCTCACATTCGGCATCGAGGAGTCGCTGCGCGTGGAGCGCGTGGTGGTACAGGAGATCGCCCGCGACGCGGGCCTCTTCGGCGGCTGGCGCCGCTTCCACTACGCCTACCGCTTCAACCTGGGCAACTTCCGCGCGCGCCCCGAGGTGGTGGAGGTGGCCGAGCACATCCCCGTCTCCGAGCTCGACGACGTGAAGGTGGAGCTGGACGACCCGAAGACCACCGGCGGCTACGCGCTCGAGGCGATGGATGGCATCGTCACCTGGAAGCTGACGCTCGCCCCCTCCGAGCAGCGCTCCGTGGACCTCGCCTTCCACGTGAGCGTGCCCTCCAGCTACGACATGGGCGGGCTGTAG
- a CDS encoding mucoidy inhibitor MuiA family protein, with amino-acid sequence MSVLGFSALSALWLAAVDAPVTSVTVYSDQARVVRTARVALSGAQRVELPLLHGSVDPSSIRVEAQGAEVTRVDIRPVQSDALPAAEARRLVTELERLDEQLARVRAEHEAYAAQLAALGQVRPVVSEEGDDSTPSSSKASRQDPSRLDASGWRAATDFVVETTARLQAKLREVALREDALERELTRHVQEAKQLGGVPSRSGLEVIPTLSGQGSATLTLTYVTTGARWFPTYELRLEPESNRVQVAFSGRVSQQTGEDWEDAALTLSTALPSTATTVPELATWKIGQRERFIPTPAPVADSWRPPPSAPPSPPREPSEDARLRSRLLSLIGSAPSSSEQQASETQGSSVILGTVVRADGRKPLSDVLVTATSPHLQGEQVVVTDAQGQYRIPQLPPGPYELRFDKESFQSLTREVQLRPGRTLRVNVELLPESFTELSEVAPSAPSIDVGSTSAGVSVDQDYVKRIEVNRPGGRSGAARSFEPGATQPESAFVSDASREDVSVGLAPPEGWRPPVLDPDLPASLAGGHALAFPSQRRETVRSGKGERRVPLFTETWPVQVERKLYPALTSNAFLVAELRSPSQRVMPGGEAQLFVGADPAGQARLALVSPGEPFTLPLGIDSAVRPVRNVKLMTSEKGLIGKDEHTEYLVTIEVANPYPFALPVRIHDQWPLSRSQDVEVKLVRTEPFAEQDPVRGTLEWRLSVPPSEKKVVSFLYTVRHPKGWRLEQSQ; translated from the coding sequence ATGTCCGTTCTCGGATTCTCGGCCCTGAGCGCGCTCTGGCTCGCGGCGGTGGATGCTCCCGTTACCTCCGTCACCGTCTACAGCGACCAGGCCCGCGTCGTGCGCACGGCTCGCGTGGCCCTCTCCGGCGCTCAACGTGTCGAGCTGCCCTTGCTCCATGGTTCGGTGGACCCCTCCAGCATCCGCGTGGAGGCCCAGGGCGCCGAGGTGACGCGCGTGGACATCCGCCCCGTGCAATCCGACGCCCTTCCCGCCGCCGAGGCCCGCCGGCTCGTCACCGAGCTCGAGCGGCTCGATGAGCAGCTCGCCCGGGTCCGCGCCGAGCACGAGGCCTATGCCGCCCAGCTCGCCGCGCTCGGTCAGGTCCGGCCCGTCGTCTCCGAGGAGGGGGATGATTCGACTCCCTCTTCCTCGAAGGCTTCCCGGCAGGACCCTTCCCGGCTCGATGCCTCCGGCTGGCGTGCCGCCACCGACTTCGTGGTGGAGACCACCGCCCGCCTCCAGGCGAAGTTGCGCGAGGTGGCCCTGCGTGAGGATGCGCTCGAGCGTGAGCTCACGCGGCATGTCCAGGAGGCGAAGCAGCTCGGGGGCGTGCCGTCGCGCTCGGGCCTGGAGGTCATCCCCACCCTCTCGGGCCAGGGCTCCGCGACCCTCACGCTGACCTACGTCACCACGGGCGCGCGCTGGTTCCCCACCTATGAGCTGCGGCTCGAGCCCGAGTCCAACCGCGTGCAGGTGGCCTTCTCCGGGCGCGTCAGCCAGCAGACCGGAGAGGACTGGGAGGACGCGGCGCTCACGCTCAGTACCGCTCTTCCCTCCACCGCCACCACCGTGCCCGAGCTCGCCACCTGGAAGATCGGCCAGCGCGAGCGCTTCATCCCCACGCCCGCTCCGGTCGCCGACTCCTGGCGCCCTCCTCCTTCCGCTCCTCCTTCGCCACCCAGGGAGCCGAGCGAGGACGCGCGGCTCCGCTCCCGCCTCCTCTCCCTCATCGGGTCGGCTCCCTCTTCGTCGGAGCAGCAGGCCTCGGAGACCCAGGGCTCCAGCGTCATCCTCGGCACCGTCGTGCGCGCGGATGGAAGGAAGCCCCTGTCGGACGTGCTCGTCACGGCGACCTCTCCCCATCTCCAGGGTGAACAGGTCGTGGTGACGGACGCCCAGGGCCAGTACCGCATTCCCCAGCTTCCGCCGGGCCCCTACGAGCTGCGGTTCGACAAGGAGTCGTTCCAGTCGCTCACACGTGAAGTCCAGCTGCGTCCGGGTCGCACCCTCCGCGTGAACGTGGAGCTGCTTCCCGAGTCCTTCACGGAGTTGAGCGAAGTGGCGCCCAGCGCCCCCTCCATCGATGTCGGTTCGACCAGCGCGGGCGTCAGCGTGGATCAGGACTACGTCAAACGCATCGAGGTGAACCGTCCCGGTGGGAGGAGCGGTGCCGCGCGCTCCTTCGAGCCCGGGGCGACGCAGCCCGAGTCGGCGTTCGTGTCCGATGCCTCGCGGGAGGACGTCTCCGTGGGCCTCGCGCCGCCGGAGGGCTGGCGGCCTCCGGTGCTGGATCCGGACCTGCCGGCCTCGCTGGCGGGCGGCCATGCCCTGGCCTTCCCCTCGCAGCGCCGCGAGACGGTGCGCAGCGGCAAGGGCGAGCGGCGCGTGCCTCTCTTCACCGAGACGTGGCCCGTGCAGGTGGAGCGCAAGCTGTACCCCGCCCTCACTTCCAATGCCTTCCTCGTGGCGGAGCTGCGCAGCCCGTCCCAGCGGGTCATGCCCGGCGGCGAGGCGCAGCTCTTCGTCGGGGCGGATCCGGCCGGTCAGGCCCGGCTCGCGCTGGTGTCCCCGGGGGAGCCCTTCACCCTGCCGCTCGGCATCGACTCCGCGGTGCGCCCGGTGCGCAACGTGAAGCTCATGACGTCCGAGAAGGGCCTCATCGGCAAGGATGAGCACACCGAGTACCTCGTCACCATCGAGGTGGCCAACCCGTACCCCTTCGCCCTCCCGGTGCGCATCCACGACCAGTGGCCGCTCTCACGCAGCCAGGACGTGGAGGTGAAGCTCGTGCGCACCGAGCCCTTCGCCGAACAGGACCCGGTCCGGGGCACGCTGGAGTGGCGCCTGTCGGTGCCGCCCTCGGAGAAGAAGGTCGTGTCCTTCCTGTACACCGTCCGCCACCCCAAGGGCTGGCGCCTGGAGCAGAGCCAGTAA
- a CDS encoding penicillin-binding transpeptidase domain-containing protein, translating into MTRAQPAPLRRAPLFALFVTLTLSPTTRAETQPAATPASKHPGCFVLLDLKTGELKRNDPERCAKRLPPASTFKIPHALIALETGVVTDPAAKRKWDGKKRSVADWNRDHSLESAISASAVWFFQGTAKQIGRERMKDWVHRFGYGNEDTSGELTGFWLGGPLRISPEEQVRFLARLYRGELPVSERSRETVKRILVQSPDTAPERMKRLAGPWPSGAVVSGKTGSTNTKEDGDVSWLVGHVRSLRGEYVFASLMTGEHLEGPVALHAAVDELQAQGLL; encoded by the coding sequence ATGACCCGAGCACAACCCGCCCCCCTCCGCCGTGCGCCACTGTTCGCACTGTTCGTGACCCTCACACTGAGCCCGACCACCCGGGCCGAGACCCAACCCGCGGCCACACCAGCCAGCAAACACCCCGGCTGCTTCGTGCTGCTGGACCTGAAGACGGGGGAGCTGAAGCGCAACGACCCCGAGCGCTGCGCGAAGCGGCTGCCACCAGCGTCGACCTTCAAGATACCGCACGCGCTCATCGCGCTCGAAACGGGCGTGGTGACGGACCCGGCGGCGAAGCGCAAGTGGGACGGGAAGAAGCGGAGCGTAGCGGATTGGAACCGGGACCATTCGTTGGAGTCGGCCATCAGCGCGTCCGCGGTGTGGTTCTTCCAGGGCACGGCGAAGCAGATAGGCCGCGAGCGGATGAAGGACTGGGTGCACCGCTTCGGCTACGGCAACGAGGACACGTCGGGGGAGCTCACGGGCTTCTGGCTCGGAGGCCCGCTGCGCATCTCTCCCGAGGAGCAGGTGCGATTCCTCGCGCGCCTGTATCGCGGGGAACTGCCCGTGAGCGAGCGCTCGCGCGAGACGGTGAAGCGCATCCTGGTGCAATCACCGGACACGGCCCCGGAGCGGATGAAGCGGCTGGCGGGGCCGTGGCCGTCGGGTGCGGTGGTGAGCGGGAAGACGGGCAGCACGAACACGAAGGAGGACGGAGACGTGAGCTGGCTGGTGGGCCACGTGCGCTCGCTCCGAGGCGAGTACGTCTTCGCGAGCCTGATGACGGGCGAGCACCTCGAGGGCCCCGTCGCGCTCCATGCGGCGGTGGACGAGCTCCAGGCGCAAGGCCTGCTCTGA
- a CDS encoding AraC family transcriptional regulator, with translation MTAGAEMKGYEELAPPATMADAVDAFWSYSAPPLDAGTGPERHRILPDGCTDLIFHFRDTGGPVWMADPSLEVVGPMERFALVTIEPGSVSLGVRFKPGWALPLLGVSPREVRGLSVPVADCSPALALLQRRLEDCRSPAEAQALLQESVARRLASFREASRPRATQALRWLQSSGGQVRMSSLARTLGVSERTLHRDVLDEAGVPPKLLARVLRFQRAVALLRSGGGEDLSAVALACGYADQAHLSREVRDLAGLTPTALQLQG, from the coding sequence ATGACAGCCGGTGCGGAGATGAAGGGCTACGAGGAGCTGGCTCCGCCCGCCACCATGGCGGATGCGGTGGACGCGTTCTGGAGCTACTCCGCGCCACCGCTTGATGCCGGAACCGGGCCCGAGCGCCACCGGATTCTTCCGGACGGCTGCACCGATCTCATCTTCCATTTCCGGGACACGGGAGGCCCGGTGTGGATGGCCGACCCGTCCCTGGAGGTGGTCGGCCCCATGGAGCGCTTCGCCCTCGTCACCATCGAGCCCGGCTCGGTGAGCCTGGGCGTCCGGTTCAAGCCCGGGTGGGCGCTCCCGCTGCTCGGCGTGAGTCCCCGCGAGGTCCGTGGACTCAGTGTTCCCGTCGCGGACTGCTCGCCAGCCCTCGCCCTGCTCCAGCGGCGACTCGAGGACTGTCGCTCACCCGCGGAAGCCCAGGCCCTCCTCCAGGAGAGCGTCGCCCGGCGGCTGGCGTCCTTCCGGGAGGCGTCGCGGCCACGAGCCACCCAGGCCCTGCGCTGGCTCCAGTCCTCGGGAGGACAGGTGCGCATGTCCTCGCTGGCGCGGACGCTGGGCGTGAGCGAGCGCACCCTGCACCGGGACGTGCTGGACGAGGCGGGGGTGCCACCGAAGCTGCTGGCCCGGGTGCTCCGCTTCCAGCGAGCCGTGGCGCTGCTGCGCTCGGGCGGAGGGGAAGACCTGAGCGCCGTGGCGCTCGCGTGCGGTTACGCAGACCAGGCGCATCTCTCGCGCGAGGTACGGGACCTGGCGGGCCTCACGCCCACGGCGCTCCAGCTCCAGGGATGA
- a CDS encoding VOC family protein, producing MKLGYVILYVANVPATVDFYEKAFGLQRRFLHESGQYAEMETGATALAFAAEEMAKDNGLTVRFNRPKEDAAAVEVALVTPDVEAAYERAVKAGARAAQPPKQKPWGQTVAYVRDLDGVLVELCTPISS from the coding sequence ATGAAGCTCGGCTACGTCATCCTCTACGTCGCGAACGTGCCCGCCACCGTCGACTTCTACGAGAAGGCCTTCGGCCTGCAACGCCGCTTCCTCCACGAGAGTGGCCAGTACGCGGAGATGGAGACCGGCGCGACGGCGCTGGCCTTCGCCGCGGAGGAGATGGCGAAGGACAATGGCCTCACCGTGCGCTTCAACCGGCCGAAGGAGGACGCGGCGGCGGTGGAGGTGGCGCTCGTCACGCCAGACGTCGAGGCCGCCTACGAGCGCGCGGTGAAGGCGGGCGCCCGGGCCGCGCAGCCGCCCAAGCAGAAGCCCTGGGGGCAGACGGTGGCCTACGTGAGGGACCTCGACGGAGTGCTCGTGGAGCTCTGCACGCCGATCTCCTCTTGA
- the sthA gene encoding Si-specific NAD(P)(+) transhydrogenase, which yields MADFDLVVIGSGPAGEKGALHAALHGKRVAVVEREPVPGGTAANTGTLPSKTLRETALYLSGFRQRGLFGVETTLRREATVSDFLYRERRVKGMERQRILEDLKRHGVELVYGRGALEDARTVVVRREGEPERRLTADVILVATGSAPYRPPMYPFGDPRVHDSDELLELTELPNTLVVVGAGVIGCEYACMFAALGIQVTLVEPKPELLSFLDDEISALLQQRMEKLGVRMRLGRTVEAVEVPPEPRAPIRLTLKDGERLEADQVLVASGRSANTAGLGLEAVGVKLGARGQVEVGPEYQTAVPGIYAVGDVIGFPALASTSMEQARIAVMHAFQLEEPNRMAPVLPYGIYTIPEVSMAGETEESLRARDIPYVVGRAAFSTNPRGQIIGEAHGLLKLLFRREDLRLLGVHVLGEQASELVHVGLMALMTGASARIFVETCFNYPTLSEAYKTATYDAMDKVKAKSA from the coding sequence ATGGCTGACTTCGATCTGGTGGTGATCGGCTCGGGCCCCGCGGGCGAGAAGGGCGCGCTGCACGCGGCCCTGCACGGCAAGCGGGTGGCGGTGGTGGAGCGCGAGCCGGTGCCCGGCGGCACCGCGGCCAACACAGGCACCTTGCCTTCCAAGACATTGAGAGAGACGGCGCTATACCTCTCGGGCTTCCGTCAGCGGGGCCTGTTCGGCGTGGAGACGACGCTGCGTCGCGAGGCCACCGTCTCCGACTTCCTCTACCGCGAGCGCCGGGTGAAGGGGATGGAGCGCCAGCGGATCCTCGAGGACCTGAAGCGCCATGGGGTGGAGCTGGTGTACGGCAGGGGCGCGCTGGAGGACGCGCGCACGGTGGTGGTGCGCCGCGAGGGCGAGCCGGAGCGTCGGCTGACGGCGGACGTCATCCTGGTGGCCACCGGCTCCGCGCCCTACCGCCCGCCGATGTATCCCTTCGGGGATCCGCGGGTACACGACTCGGACGAGCTGCTGGAGCTCACCGAGCTGCCCAACACGCTGGTGGTGGTGGGCGCGGGCGTCATCGGCTGCGAGTACGCGTGCATGTTCGCCGCGCTGGGCATCCAGGTGACGCTGGTGGAGCCCAAGCCGGAGCTGCTGTCCTTCCTGGACGATGAGATCTCCGCGCTGCTCCAACAGCGCATGGAGAAGCTCGGCGTGCGGATGAGGCTGGGGCGGACGGTGGAGGCGGTGGAGGTTCCGCCGGAGCCACGAGCGCCCATCCGGCTGACGCTGAAGGATGGAGAGCGGCTGGAGGCGGACCAGGTGCTGGTGGCCTCGGGGCGCTCGGCGAACACGGCGGGGCTGGGCCTGGAGGCGGTGGGCGTGAAGCTGGGCGCGCGAGGACAGGTGGAGGTGGGGCCCGAGTACCAGACGGCGGTGCCCGGCATCTACGCGGTGGGAGACGTCATCGGGTTCCCCGCGCTGGCGTCCACGTCCATGGAGCAGGCGCGCATCGCGGTGATGCATGCCTTCCAACTGGAGGAGCCGAACCGGATGGCTCCGGTGCTGCCCTACGGCATCTACACCATCCCCGAGGTGTCCATGGCGGGCGAGACGGAGGAGTCTCTCCGGGCCCGGGACATCCCCTACGTGGTGGGCCGCGCCGCCTTCTCCACCAACCCGCGCGGGCAGATCATCGGCGAGGCCCACGGGCTGTTGAAGCTGCTCTTCCGCCGCGAGGATCTGCGGCTGCTGGGCGTGCACGTGCTGGGCGAGCAGGCCTCGGAGCTGGTGCACGTGGGGCTGATGGCGCTGATGACGGGCGCCAGCGCGCGCATCTTCGTGGAGACGTGCTTCAACTACCCCACCCTGTCCGAGGCCTACAAGACGGCCACCTACGACGCCATGGACAAGGTCAAAGCAAAAAGCGCGTGA
- the metK gene encoding methionine adenosyltransferase: MPTDYLFTSESVTEGHPDKIADQISDGVLDAILAKDPQGRVAVETLVKTGLAIVAGEVTTNCYVDIPKIVRSTICRIGYTDSSMGYDGNTCGVMVAIEGQSQDIARGVDNKKEQGAGDQGMMFGFACDETPEFMPAPIHYAHALTKRLADVRRKTHHWLRPDGKSQVTVEYRNGRPARIDAVVVSTQHSDDVTNKKIHEAIREDVIAKALPKKLIDAKTKIYINPTGRFVIGGPMGDSGVTGRKIIVDTYGGMGRHGGGAFSGKDPSKVDRSAAYMGRHIAKNVVAAGLARRCEVQVSYAIGVAEPVSVLVETFGTATVPEEKIVQAIRHTFGLKPREITEHLDLLRPIYQKTAAYGHFGRTEKEFTWERTDKKDALRDAAAGPAGSSRLKAV; encoded by the coding sequence ATGCCGACCGACTACCTGTTCACCTCCGAATCCGTCACTGAAGGGCACCCGGACAAGATCGCCGATCAGATCTCCGATGGCGTGCTGGACGCCATTCTCGCCAAGGATCCCCAGGGCCGCGTGGCCGTGGAGACCCTGGTGAAGACGGGTCTGGCCATCGTCGCCGGTGAGGTGACCACCAACTGTTACGTCGACATCCCGAAGATCGTTCGCAGCACCATCTGCCGCATCGGGTACACCGACAGCTCCATGGGCTATGACGGCAACACCTGCGGCGTCATGGTGGCCATCGAGGGCCAGAGCCAGGACATCGCTCGCGGCGTGGACAACAAGAAGGAGCAGGGCGCTGGCGACCAGGGCATGATGTTCGGCTTCGCCTGCGACGAGACGCCGGAGTTCATGCCGGCGCCCATCCACTACGCCCACGCGCTCACCAAGCGTCTGGCCGACGTGCGCCGCAAGACGCACCACTGGCTGCGCCCGGACGGCAAGAGCCAGGTCACCGTCGAGTACCGCAACGGCCGCCCGGCCCGCATCGACGCGGTCGTCGTGTCCACGCAGCACTCGGACGACGTGACCAACAAGAAGATCCACGAGGCGATCCGCGAGGACGTCATCGCCAAGGCGCTGCCCAAGAAGCTCATCGACGCCAAGACGAAGATCTACATCAACCCCACCGGGCGCTTCGTCATCGGCGGCCCCATGGGGGACTCGGGCGTGACGGGCCGGAAGATCATCGTCGACACCTACGGCGGCATGGGCCGTCACGGTGGCGGCGCCTTCTCGGGCAAGGATCCGTCGAAGGTGGACCGCTCGGCCGCGTACATGGGCCGTCACATCGCCAAGAACGTGGTGGCCGCGGGCCTCGCGCGCCGTTGCGAGGTGCAGGTGTCCTACGCCATCGGCGTGGCCGAGCCCGTGAGCGTGCTGGTGGAGACCTTCGGCACGGCCACCGTGCCCGAGGAGAAGATCGTCCAGGCCATCCGCCACACGTTCGGCCTCAAGCCACGTGAGATCACCGAGCACCTGGATCTGCTGCGGCCCATCTACCAGAAGACGGCCGCGTACGGTCACTTCGGCCGCACGGAGAAGGAGTTCACCTGGGAGCGCACCGACAAGAAGGATGCCCTGCGCGACGCGGCGGCGGGCCCGGCCGGCAGCTCCCGGCTGAAGGCCGTCTGA
- a CDS encoding ABC transporter substrate-binding protein, with protein sequence MNARLHPLALLATLALALPAFAAPNETVAKPVKTVVQSVRYSKDDLALKQLANDEQGRFLLGEDWEKGTEAQRKEFTRLFNSLFAKIAFPKVRENFKNLASITYEEPVVEGDSAKVKSVIVIEHPMKKQEMKLQYSLVKKQGAWKVLDVAVLGDSMLTGIRDDQVRPIMKQGGWEHLLTLMRQKDAELSKK encoded by the coding sequence ATGAACGCCCGTCTCCATCCTCTTGCCCTGCTGGCTACCCTCGCGCTCGCCCTGCCGGCGTTCGCCGCGCCCAACGAGACCGTGGCCAAACCGGTGAAGACCGTCGTCCAGTCCGTGCGCTACAGCAAGGATGACCTGGCCCTCAAGCAGCTCGCCAACGACGAGCAGGGCCGCTTCCTGCTCGGCGAGGACTGGGAGAAGGGCACCGAGGCCCAGCGCAAGGAGTTCACCAGGCTCTTCAACAGCCTCTTCGCGAAGATCGCCTTCCCGAAGGTGCGCGAGAACTTCAAGAACCTCGCGTCCATCACCTACGAGGAGCCGGTGGTGGAGGGTGATTCGGCGAAGGTGAAGTCCGTCATCGTCATCGAGCACCCGATGAAGAAGCAGGAGATGAAGCTCCAGTACTCCCTCGTGAAGAAGCAGGGCGCCTGGAAGGTGCTGGACGTGGCGGTGCTCGGCGACTCGATGCTCACCGGCATCCGCGATGACCAGGTCCGGCCCATCATGAAGCAGGGCGGCTGGGAGCACCTGCTGACCCTGATGCGCCAGAAGGACGCCGAGCTTTCCAAGAAGTAA